The region TATTGCCCTGGTTATGACCGCCTTCGCGTGGACCATTACCTTCACCGCCCTCACGACGTGGCCGATCCTTGTTAAAGGGGCGCTTTTTATTGAACGGGTGTTTACTGCCTCCCGCGCCTTGGCGACGGGGGCGACGTTCGCCACGCTCTCCACCTTCGGTCTTGGCACCATCAGAATTTGATGGTGTTGTGTCCGCGTGGGATGGGGTTGCCGATGGATTTACTACCGGGGATGAATCGTTTTCGTTGGAGCTTGTCATTAATTATTATTTTGTTTCGTCTGAATGGTCTTCAGACTCAGGGGTAACTTCTTCAGTAACTTCGATGATGATTTCTTCTATTTCTTCTATTACCACTTCTTCAGAGATCACTTCTAATACAGCTTCTTCTACTTCACTAATTTCTTGAGCATCCGCATCAATGATGACGGTTTCTACGGTTGCTGACGGATCAAATTCCATCACTGCTTGACCTAATTGCTCTGCTGCAGCCATTGGTGCTGCGTCTTCCAAGATCGGCAGGCTTTGTAAATTCGTCAGACTTAAATCATCTAAGAATTGTTTGGTAGTGGCATACAAACCAGGTCGACCAATGGTTTCTTTGTGTCCAATGACTTCTACCCAACCACGATCTTCTAACTGCTTCATCACGTTGCTACTCACAGCCACACCACGAATTTCTTCGATCTCACCCCGGGTAACCGGTTGACGATAAGCAATAATTGCTAAGGTCTCCATCACGGCACGTGAGTACTTTGGAGGCTTCTCAGGAGTAAGGCGATCTAGATATTCACGCATCGAGAGTCGACTCTGAAAACGCCAGCCTGTCGCAATATGTACAAGCTCCATTCCCCTGTCATCCCAGGTACGCTGAATCTCAACCAAGGCCTCATCGATATCAGCTGTAGTGATGTCCTCAATGAATAAGCGTGACAAGTCAGCAACTGTAAGTGGCTCCTGCGCGCAGAGGAGGGCTGCTTCAATAACGCGCTTGTTGTGATCGTCCATAAGAGTCTGGCTATCAGGATTCATCCTGAATAGGCTTTAAAAATGTATTTCAGTAATGGGTTGGGTGTTTTCTAGCTACTACGGACAATCCATCTCATCAAGCTGTCCGCGCTGAAACGAAGTCCTTTTCGCTCACCGTTTGCCCATTATAAGGTAGGCTCAATACAATAGCCACATGCACAAAATTTCATCAAAATCTCCTCGCCCATCCATACAGCGCCGTAATTTAATAGGCTTAGGCATGGGTCTAGGTGCTTTAGTAGGTGCCGGCGGATTAAGTTCTTGCAGCCTCATGGGAAGCAAAAAACCCGTAATAGGCCTAGTCTTGGGTGCAGGAGCGGCCCGTGGCTTTGCCCATATCGGCGTTATCAAGGCTCTTGAAGCTCAAGGCATTCGCCCCGATATCGTTGTGGGTAGTAGCGCCGGAAGCGTGATTGCCGCCCTTCTCGCTTCAGGCCTCAATGGAAATGACATGAACCGTCTTGCCCTCAATCTCGACGAAGCGACGATAGCGGACTGGGGACTCCCTTTTGCAGGTCGCTTTGGGGGACTCATTAAAGGCGATGCCCTACAAAATATGGTCAATCGTGAAGTGCAAAATAAAACGATTGAACAAATGCGCATTCCGCTAGGAGTTGTTGCCACTGAATTGCAGTCGGGCAAAGGCGTTCTCTTTCGCACTGGCAATACCGGTTTAGCGGTACGCGCTTCGTGCAGCGTACCCGGCGTATTTCAACCAGCAGTCATCAATGGCAAAGAATATGTTGACGGTGGATTAGTGGCACCAGTGCCAGTGAGTTACGCAAGACAGATGGGTGCCACCCTAGTGATTGCAGTCAACATTTCCTCTGAACCAGTTCATCAAGATGCCAGTGGAACCTTTGGTGTATTACAGCAAACGATTTCCATCATGCAGCGAAGCATCAACCAATATGAATTAAAGAGTGCTGATATTGTGATTCAGCCGCAGCTGAGGCAGATGAGTAGCGGGGAATTCAAGTCCAGAAATGCAGCGATTCTTGCTGGTGAAGTAGCCACTCAGGAACAAATGGCTTTAATTAAGGAAAAACTGAGGGGCTAACGATCTTAAGGCTAAGAGGCTTGATGGTGCTCACCACAAGCGCGATTCCTAGAGACTAGGAGATTGACGTTTTAGATTGTTGACTTCGTTTAACAAATCTTGACGTTCAGAGTCATTGAGATTGTCGCTGCCGTCTAATCGACGCGCACCATCAAAACGTTTATCCCAATACAAGCTGCCTAAGTCATCAACGCGCACATTAGTACCCTTTGATGGCGAGTGAATAAATTTATTGTCGCCAACATAGATACCCACATGTGAAAAAGTTAAGCGCATGGTATTAAAAAATACAAGATCACCAGGCTGCAACTCATCACGAGTAATAGGCTTTCCAACACGGCTCATCTGGGTTGCTTTACGTGGCAACAAGAAACCCAATTTATCTTTAAAGACATAGCCAACGAAACTGCTGCCATCCAAACCAGACTGTGGCAATTCAGCATCCCAGCGATAACGCACACCAATCACTACCATGGCGCGATTTATTAATTCTTCTGATTTTCCGGAAACGGTATCAGCCAAACGATCGGAAACTCGGGCAATGTAAGCGCGCCCTGCCTGGAACATGCTTTCTTTAGGAACAACCGTCTCGGCAGCTGCATCCGCAGCATCAGAAGCGAAGGCGGGCATGGAAACAACTAGGCCCAGGAATAAACCTAGCGCAGGTGTAAGTAGTGCTTTTTTTAATGACATCGTCTCAGTTTAACAAAGAACCCCTAATTAACCAAGTCTTGACTATAGCCTTAAGTCATTGTTTATAAAGCTATTTTTGCATTATCTCGGTGCTAATGCACCAAATTAGACCATTTAGCGCAAGTTTGAGCTTTATTTATGTCAGTTCTGCCGCAGCAAATAACTCCTTCGTATAAGTCTGGCGTGGATGCTTGATGAGGGTTTCGGTATCCCCAAACTCCACCACCTTTCCCTCCTTGAGCACCATGACCTCATGGGACATCGCCCGAATAACCGCTAAGTCATGACTAATCATGAGGTAGGCGAGGTTGTATTTTTTTTGCAATTCAGATAACAAAGCCAGCACTTGTTTTTGAATCGAGACATCCAATGCTGAGGTGGGTTCATCTAACACCAATATTTGAGGACGTAAGATTAATGCACGTGCAATTGCAATGCGTTGGCGTTGGCCACCAGAAAATTCATGGGGATAGCGTGTTAAAGCAGATCGATCTAAACCAACCTCCTTGAGCATATCCACCACCCGTGATTCACGCTCAACCAAACTTAACTTTGGAAAATGGGCGTCCAATCCCTCCGAGATGATTTGCATGACATTCATGCGAGGCGATAAAGATCCAAATGGATCTTGGAAAATCACCTGCAAGCTAGAGCGCATTGCACGACGCTGCGCCGGTTTTAATGTTTGCCAATCTTGACCGAGCACGTCAACACTGCCACTGACCTCTGCAGATGAATCGCCCAATAAACCTAGCACCGCCATGCCTAAAGTAGTCTTACCCGAACCCGACTCTCCAATGACGCCAATGGTTTGACCCTGCTTAAGCGTAAAGCTCACCTTTTTTAGGACCTTGTGGGCTGGTGTCTTTTTGAACCAAGAGCTTGATTCAGAGCTTGGATAAGCCACCGAAAGCGCCTCTGTTTGCAATAGTACTGGCGCCAAAGGAATGACGGGCGCCAAATCACGTACTGGCTCGCTATTAACTAAGGCACGAGTGTAGACATCAGTAGGATGCTCAAATACTTGTTTAGTGGTGCCAGCCTCCATCAAGTTACCTTGATTAAGTACGGCTACCCGCTGGGCAAAATGTTTTACCAAATTGAGGTCATGGGTAATTAATAAAATTCCCATGCCGCCATGCTCTTTAGATTCTTCTTGCAACTCTTTGAGCAAATCCAGAATTTGCAAACGCAAACTCACATCTAAGGCCGTTGTAGGCTCGTCGGCAATCAAAAGGCGTGGCTTACAAGCCAAAGCCATTGCAATCATAGCGCGTTGACGTTGACCCCCCGATAGTTGGTGCGGGTAGGAATAAAAACGGCGCTCAGGCTCTGGAATGCCGGTCTTTTTCAAAAGATCAATCGCCGCATCAGTGCAGTCAGACTTTGAAATCAGTGGCTGATAAATTTGCACTGCTTCAATAATTTGATTGCCAATAGTAAACAAGGGGTTTAATGCTGTCATCGGCTCTTGAAACACCATAGCGATTTCACGTCCACGGATTTCCCGTATATCTTGAATAGGCAGCGAGAGAAGATCGACTTCCCCCTTGCCATCTTTTTGATTCCACAGAATTTTTCCAGAAACCTTTGCACCTTCTGGCTCAAGTCTTAAGGGTGCCAGCGCAGTCAGCGTCTTGCCGGAACCTGATTCACCTACCAAAGCTACCCGCTCACCAATGCCAACCTCCAAATTGAGATGGTTCACAGCAAATTTTTCTCGCCGTCCGGATCCAAAAGAAATACACAAGTCTTCGTAACGCAGCAAACTCATGAGCGCCCTCCACTCATTAAGCCCGCCTTACGAGAGTCATAGGCATCACGTAAGGCCTCACCCATAAAGGTCAACAATAACAATGTTGTTACTAAGACAACAAACGTAGAAAGAGAAATCCACCATGCCTCTAGATTGCCTTTGCCCTGAGAAAGCAGCTCACCGAGACTGGGCGTACCAGGCGGAACACCCAAGCCCAAGAAGTCTAAGCTGGTTAAAGACAGAATTGCCGCGCTCATGCGAAACGGCAAAAAGGTAATGACTGGGGTCAGACTGTTTGGCAGAATATGACGCCACATAATTTGCAAATTGGTTAGACCAAGAGCGCGAGCTGCTCTGACATACTCTAACGAGCGATTACGGAAAAATTCAGCGCGTACATAATCTGATAAGCCCATCCAACCAAAAGCAGCCAACAAAATGATCAGCAATGAAACGCTTGGATTAAAAATGGATGCGAAAATAATTAATAGATATAACTCTGGCATTGC is a window of Polynucleobacter asymbioticus QLW-P1DMWA-1 DNA encoding:
- a CDS encoding ABC transporter ATP-binding protein gives rise to the protein MSLLRYEDLCISFGSGRREKFAVNHLNLEVGIGERVALVGESGSGKTLTALAPLRLEPEGAKVSGKILWNQKDGKGEVDLLSLPIQDIREIRGREIAMVFQEPMTALNPLFTIGNQIIEAVQIYQPLISKSDCTDAAIDLLKKTGIPEPERRFYSYPHQLSGGQRQRAMIAMALACKPRLLIADEPTTALDVSLRLQILDLLKELQEESKEHGGMGILLITHDLNLVKHFAQRVAVLNQGNLMEAGTTKQVFEHPTDVYTRALVNSEPVRDLAPVIPLAPVLLQTEALSVAYPSSESSSWFKKTPAHKVLKKVSFTLKQGQTIGVIGESGSGKTTLGMAVLGLLGDSSAEVSGSVDVLGQDWQTLKPAQRRAMRSSLQVIFQDPFGSLSPRMNVMQIISEGLDAHFPKLSLVERESRVVDMLKEVGLDRSALTRYPHEFSGGQRQRIAIARALILRPQILVLDEPTSALDVSIQKQVLALLSELQKKYNLAYLMISHDLAVIRAMSHEVMVLKEGKVVEFGDTETLIKHPRQTYTKELFAAAELT
- a CDS encoding patatin-like phospholipase family protein — protein: MHKISSKSPRPSIQRRNLIGLGMGLGALVGAGGLSSCSLMGSKKPVIGLVLGAGAARGFAHIGVIKALEAQGIRPDIVVGSSAGSVIAALLASGLNGNDMNRLALNLDEATIADWGLPFAGRFGGLIKGDALQNMVNREVQNKTIEQMRIPLGVVATELQSGKGVLFRTGNTGLAVRASCSVPGVFQPAVINGKEYVDGGLVAPVPVSYARQMGATLVIAVNISSEPVHQDASGTFGVLQQTISIMQRSINQYELKSADIVIQPQLRQMSSGEFKSRNAAILAGEVATQEQMALIKEKLRG
- a CDS encoding C40 family peptidase, with product MSLKKALLTPALGLFLGLVVSMPAFASDAADAAAETVVPKESMFQAGRAYIARVSDRLADTVSGKSEELINRAMVVIGVRYRWDAELPQSGLDGSSFVGYVFKDKLGFLLPRKATQMSRVGKPITRDELQPGDLVFFNTMRLTFSHVGIYVGDNKFIHSPSKGTNVRVDDLGSLYWDKRFDGARRLDGSDNLNDSERQDLLNEVNNLKRQSPSL
- the scpB gene encoding SMC-Scp complex subunit ScpB — translated: MNPDSQTLMDDHNKRVIEAALLCAQEPLTVADLSRLFIEDITTADIDEALVEIQRTWDDRGMELVHIATGWRFQSRLSMREYLDRLTPEKPPKYSRAVMETLAIIAYRQPVTRGEIEEIRGVAVSSNVMKQLEDRGWVEVIGHKETIGRPGLYATTKQFLDDLSLTNLQSLPILEDAAPMAAAEQLGQAVMEFDPSATVETVIIDADAQEISEVEEAVLEVISEEVVIEEIEEIIIEVTEEVTPESEDHSDETK